AATGAGTCGCGGTTAGCGATCACAACGGATCTAACCGCCTATTTAACGCAGCAAAATATTTTACCGCGGGTCAGTGTATTGGATGTTGGTGGCGGGGCGGGGCGGTTTGCCTTGCCATTTGCGCGTGTGGCGCGTCAAGTGACGATCAGTGATATTTCGCAGCAAATGTTGAAGTTTGCGCGGCAAGCTGCTGTGCAAGCTGGACTGACTAATTTGAAATTCCAACACAGTGCTTGGTCACAACTGCCGGCACAGCCGCAAGCTGACGTTGTTTTTGCCAGTATGTTGCCGCTGGCGCCGGCTGAGTTGCAAAAATTCAGTCAATTAGGACGTCATTTTGCGGTTCTTAATCGGGCGGTGCGTCATACGGATAGTATTTCAACTGAGTTGCAGCAGTTGCTAGATCTGCCGCCAGTGCTGGACCCAACTAATGACGCTACCATCTTTTCTGAATACGTGCTGGCAGTCCGCCAACTCGGTTATCAACCTTGGCAGCAGACATTTACCTACCATTTAACTGAGCAAGTGACCCGTGAAATGTTGGTAGCCGAATTGGCGGATGAATTAACGCTACATCAGCAGCGACTATTCCAGCAATGGCTAACTGAAAAGTTTGCGCAACACGATGAGATTACGGCACAACAGACTTATGCGTTCAAGACTTTACTCTGGCGAGTCGGATTGCAGTAGCTAATTTCACGTGAGGCAGCTATAATATAAGCAAAGTAATTAGTTAGCTCGTACTTTCCGATGGTGATTAAACTAATGCCGCGAACTGGCAAGTTTAAGTCGCACTGTCCGTAATATTAAGAATTTTTGATACAAAAATTAACCACTTTTGTGGAAGAGGTGCAAAAATGATGACGGTATTTGACGTGCTAAAAATGGTCACCATCAACCATATGCCGGTTGATGTTCAGCAAATTGTCATGACGGATACGGATGGCAAACCAAATAGTGTTTTAACTGACCTGTTAAATGACGTTTTAGGAAAAGTTCGAATTTTTATCGACTTACAGGAAATGACTGGTGTTAGTCAGTTGGTCAATGAGTTAAAAATGTTTACGCCGCTGCCAACGGATGTATTAGATGAATATACGAAGATTTTAGAGCAGCCGGTCAGCAGCATCAATTTTGCACCGCGTAAGCAGCAAATCGAATTGGTTTACGATGAATATACGTATTAAGTAATTAAAGTGAGGTTGTGGCAGAATTTTTTGTCGCGATCTCACTATTTATTTTATATAGTAGAATTAGTTTTTAGCCAAACATGTGTTCTTTGAAACGTGATTTCATGGTATAGTTTAATTATTAAAACGAATGCAGAGAAAGTGGGTGCACAAATGCGTTTTTTACATACTGCTGATTGGCATATTGGCAAAAAATTGCATGGGTATGAGCTATGGACTGAACAAGAAGATGCCTTTCAACAGATTCTAGCCTTGGCCCAGCAAAAAAAAGTGGATGCAGTTGTATTGGCGGGTGATATTTATGATCGTGCCCTGCCCAGTGAACAGGCTGTGGCAACAGTCAATCAAATGTTACAACAGATCAATTTGACGGCACAACTGCCATTACTGGCGATTTCCGGTAATCATGATAGCGCGACACGTTTGGAAACGGGGAGTCCCTGGTTTACGGCCACCAATTTCTATTTGAATACTAAGCTCGAACAAGCATTTACACCAATTGAGCTCGCGGATACACAGTTCTTCCTATTGCCTTATTTTGAGCCCTTTGCCGCACGCCAATACTTTGGTGACGATAAATTGCGGACGATCGCGCAGGCGATGCCAAAAATCGTTGCGGCGATGCAGGAAAAATTTAAAGCCGACAAGAAACATGTCCTAGTGGCCCATTTTTTTGCGGCGGGTAGCCAACAAAGTGATTCGGAAACTAAAGTAACCGTTGGTGGACTAGACGCAGTACCAACGGATGCATTGGCAGCTTTTGATTATGTAGCATTAGGCCATTTACACAATGAGACGGCGCTGCATGCTGAGCGCATCAAATATAGTGGTTCACCATTAAAGTTTTCCGTTTCGGAAGCACAACAGCAGAAAGGGGTTTGGTTGATCGATACAGATCCATTTCAGGCTGAGTTTCTACCATTAAAGCCACTGCGGGATGTTGCCGAAGTGACCGCTAGCTTTGCGCAGCTCACGGATCCAGCTTATTATGGCCAACTTGAGCGGGATGATTATTTGGCGATCAATTTAACGGATACTAAAGTTATTCCCAATGTGATGCAGGAACTGCGTAAAATTTATCCCTATATACTAAGCTTATCCCGCGAAAATGGTCGCGAAGTCACTGTAACCTTAACGCCACAGATTCGAACCTTATCACCAATGGCTTTGTTGGCGGACTTTTTTCAAGAAACGACGACGCAGTCCTTGACGACTAAGCAAGAAAAATTAGCAGCGGCAGCACTTAAAGCAGCACAAAAGGACGGTGAGTAGGATGCGGCCCTTAAGTTTGATCATGACCAATTTTGGTCCCTACGCCCACGAGACGATTGATTTCACGAAATTTCAGGAAACACCGTTATTCTTGATCAGCGGTAAAACTGGCAGTGGGAAAACAACGATTTTTGATGGCTTATGCTACGCCTTATTTGGAGTGACTTCCGGTCAGGAGCGGGATGGCAAAATGCTGCGCTCTGATTTTGCGACTGCAGCCGATTTGACTCAAGTTAGTTTTCGGTTTTCTCATCGCGACCGTGAGTATCTAATCGTTCGGCAACCTGATCAATTAGTAGCTAAAAAACGTGGTGACGGTTATCGTGATCAGCCAGCCAAAGTAACGCTGACCGTTTATCAACAAGGTAAAGAAATTCAGGAATTAACTAAAAAAGGTCAAGTAGCAACTTATATTCAAGCGTTACTTCATTTGGATGCCAATCAATTTGCCCAGATCGTTTTATTGCCACAAGGAGAGTTCCGGAAATTCTTGATGTCAGATAGCAACGATAAAGAAAAAGTGCTCCGGAATCTTTTTGGCACACAGATTTATGAGCGCTGGGCGCAAGTGTTAAAAGACCAGCGGCGAACAGCTGATAAAGCTTTTGCCAATGCTAATCAGCAAGTGACTGTAATCTTACAACAGGCTTTTTGGTTACCAGAATTTCAGGCTGCGGCGGATAGTGCAAATCCCAATGATGTGTTGGCCGCTTTACAGCAACAATTACCAGAGCTAACGCACCAAGTAACTGTGGCGGAACAGCAAATGCAGGCAACGCGGCAAAGCGAGCAGCAGCAACAGGCTGCCTTAACTGCAGCGCAGCAGCAAGCTAAATGGCTGCAAGAACAGCAGGCTAATCAAGTCGCTTTGGCGGCTTTAGCTGACCAAGAACCAGCGATGGCGGCTTTGCAACAGCAAATTAAAGCGTTGGAATGGGCGCAAGGGGTTCAGCCTTTGGCGCAGCAATGTCAGCAGTTGACGGAACAGCAGCGTGAGTTAGAACAGAGCTTAACGACTTTGCGGCAGCAACAACCGCAATATCAAGCTGAATTATCCGCAGCCAATACGCGACTGAATGATTTGCAAGCAATGAGTGAGCAGCAGGCCAACTGGCAAGCACAATTGCATCAGTGGCAAGCTTTACTGCCGCTTTATCAGGAAGTTACTGAATTGACCGAAAAAATTAAAGCGACAACTACGGCTGCAGATCAGGCACAACAAGTTGAACAACAAGTCAGGACGAAGCAAGAACAACTAACCACTGAACAAACTAGACTGAATGAGTTGATGGCAACTGGCGGCAAAGTGGCACAAGAGCTAGCGGAATTGACGAGTCAACAACAGGCCCAGCAACAAATACAGCAACAGATCACGACTTTGCAACAGCAAGCCACTCAAATAAAGATTGCGGAAACAGATTTGGCCCAGCAGCAGGTGAAGTTAACTGATTTGCAGACGACTAGTGCCACGGCTGAAGCAAACTTTTTACAAGTTAAAAGTGATTGGGCAGCGACGCAAATTATCCGTTTGCAGCAGGAGCTATTACCAGGACAACCCTGCCCTGTTTGTGGCGCCGTGGAACACCAAGTCGTGGCACCGCCACAAACTCAGGTGGTCAGCGAGCAGGACTACCAAGCGGCGGAAACAACCTGGCAACAAGCTCAGGCAAATGCAGCGCGCTTAGCAGGCCAAGTCGCTAATGCCGCTGAAAATGTTGAGCAACAACAAACGGCTTGGCAAACAGCCGTTGCGACTTTACTTAAAGCGACAACCACCAGCGCAACTGATTTAACTGAACTAACGGCGATCGTAACGCAAACTCAACAAGACTTAGCCCAGCAATTGGTTGCCAAACAACAGCAACAAGGCCAATTGGACCAGGCGGCGGCGCAATTAACCAAGTTAAAATCAGCCGTAACTGCTAATCAAGCGGCTTTACAGCAGCAACAGCAACAACGTCAAGCATTAACCCAGCAGCTGATAGAATTAAAAACGCAACAACAAAATAAGCAACAGCAATTACCAGAAGCTTTTACGGATCAAGCGGCTTTGCAACAGCAACTCAGGCAGTTGCAGCAAAAAATGACGCTTTTTGAGCAGTCCCTCACAGCAGCAACCAAGCAACAGCAAGCTGCAAGTGAAGCTAGTTTGGTCAATCAAACGCAGATAGCGGAACAAACCAAGCAACTGGCTGCTGTCACCCAGCAATTGACCCAGCGCCAAGCCGAGTTGACCCAGATCTTAGCAGCGGCAAGCAAAACCGAGGTCCAACTACAACAATTAATAGCAACATTACCGCAATTAAACGCGCAGCGTCAGCGATTGCAAGCCTTTAACAATCAACGGTTGCAGTTGACGACGCGTCAGCAAAGTTTGGCAGCGCAATTAACTATTACAACACCACCAGACCTAGCAGCATTACAAGAACAGTTAGCACAGGCCACAGCAAAATTGCGGGAGCAAGAAAAAAGCTACTATCAATTAAAGGAATACTGTGAACGTGATCAACACGTTATTCAACAAGCCACAACGCAACTTGCCGGTATCAAGCAGCAAATGGCTGATCTAGCTGAATTGACCCAATTAGCTGAAGTTGCCAACGGGGATGGACCACAAAAATTGAGTTTGGAACGGTTTGTCTTACAAACTTATCTGCGGGAAGTGTTGCGTGTCGCTAATCAGCGACTCAGTGAGCTGACTCAAGATCGTTATCAATTCCAATTACGAGCGACCAATGGTAGTTTCCGGACCAATACCGGCCTGGAAATTGACGTTTACGATGATAATTGTGGTGCCATTCGCAGTGTGCATACCTTGTCTGGGGGTGAAAGTTTCATTGCCGCGTTGACGCTGGCATTAGCTCTAGGTGAGGTGATCCAGCAGGAATCCGGTGGTGTCGAGATCGAGGCTTTATTTATTGATGAAGGCTTTGGTTCGTTAGATGAAGATGCGCTGGAAACAGCTTTAGATACTTTAGAAACAGTTGAAGGTAAGCATCGTATGATCGGTATTATTAGCCACGTTAAGGAATTACAAGAGCGGGTACCAGATCAATTGCAAGTCACCACCAATGGAAATGGTCAAAGCCATATTCGTTATCAGCTTGGCTTTGAAGTTTGATATTCTCATTAAAACAAGTCGAATATTCAATGAATATCGTGCTAAAATTAATTAAAGGTTAGTATTTAATTAAAAAATGAATTGACAAGTAACGCTATTATACTTACCATTTAAAGCATGGTTTGACTTTTAAATAAGTCGACAATCAAATTAATGGTGTGGTGGATAGTGTGATAAAAAGATATGATAGCGACAAAATTAAACAATTAGTATTCAACCCGAATTATTCATACGAGGTTTAATATCGGCATACCGCACAATTTTGGACCAATTCTCGTGCTGCTATGGTGTAGTCAAACCAAGATGTACTGTTTTTGCTAAAGGCTACCAAATTATGGGGCTGGATAAATTTTTGATCCTCAATTTTGAGCATACTTGCCCCTTGGCCGAACCGACTTTTTTTGATTTATTGCACCAGTTTAGCCCCACTGTAGCGCTTGGATTCGAGCTAACAGTTGATAAAACAAATCCTGATAGACGTGGTGGCGGCTTAATTTTAGATAAAGTTGCCGGCCGCTGGTCACCAGCTTACCCGCTACTTTAAACAGCCATAAGCGCAAGGTTGTAACCTGTAATCGCTGATGTTGTACAGGCAACAATTGGCGCATCAAGCTGACTAAATTATAAGCGAGGACACTGAGCATCATGCGGGCATAATTTGGTATAAATTGCGAGCTAGTCATTTTATCCAGGTAAAAGCCAGCCTTGGCTTCCTTGATATAATTTTCCATTTGGCCCCGTTGATGATAGGCTTGAAACGCATCTTCGGCGACAAAACTCGTTAAATTGGACACAAGGTATTCATGTTGAAATAACAATTCACCAGCTGGTCGAGTTGATTTAATATAGATCTGGCGCGGCTTAGGCCATGATCGGGCTTGATAAGACGCGCGATAATAATGGACCTCGGTCTCAGTCCAATTCTGCTCATCACTGATCTGAACAAAACGTTCAGCCAGTTGGTTCAGCCGCCGATTGGCTTTCAGGCGGATCAAGTAAAAAGTGTCGTTGGCTTCACAAGTTTCGTATAATTCTGGAGTCGCAAAGCCACTATCCCCGCGGACCAAGATATCAGCGTTCGGTTTGACTTGATGATAGTGCTGTAGTAGTGGTGTGATAAAGGGGGCAATATCCGTACTGGTATAAACATTACCTGGGCGCAATTGAGCCTTTAAACAGTGGCCCGTTTGCCCGTCAAAAGCGACCAGCGGATGGTAACCCGTGGTACCGTAATGCGCATTAAAGGCCGTTTTTTCCTGATGACCATGAGTATCGGCGTGAGTCGAGTCAATATCGAGGATCAGCTGTTGTTGCTTGGCGCCAGTCCACGCTTGGTCAAGCAATGCTTGATTCAACGTTTGTAATGAGGTGATGGTCTGCTCGTCACAGCGTTGCCAAAAACGGGATAATGACGGTTGTGAGGCCAATTGCGGTTGTGCCAATAGTAATTTAAATGTGGGGTCATTGCGCAAACTGGTGGCAGCTAGATCGGCCGGGTAACCGGCGATCAACTGCAGCACGACCTGCTCTAGTAGACTAAAGTTGCTGTAACGAGCGTAATGGCGCTGGTCATCAAAATGGACTAATTGATACGCTAAGGTCGTGAAATTGAGTTGCGCCATTAATTCTTTGACCAACACTAGCCCAGCATCAGTGGAAAGTTCACCACCAGTGTGCGAAATATGTAATTTAGGATTGAAATTAACTCGTTTTTCCGGTAAAATTGCCATGAGAAGGACCTCTTTCTTTGGGTGGATAGCTGACTTGTGGTGAATCAACTATACCAAATCGGAGGTTCTTTTTCTGCACTAAAAAGGTGAAAAATAAAAAACACAGTACCGCCCATGATACCGGGGTGACACTGTACTTGGAGAACTTATGGTGAATAATTCAGGATTCAACATTTATCAAGCTTATGGGTTTTCTGAAACACAAAGTCATAAGGTAGCTGAAATGTTGATCTATACGGATTTACATGGGATAGAATCACACGGTGTACAGCGCTTGGTCATGTATGACCATTTTATTCAAAATGGTAAAATTCGGGTACATAGCCAACCAGAGATCGTGAAAGAAACCGATGTTAGTGCGGTAGTTGACGCTAAGTTTGGTCTTGGTCAATTAAACGGAATCTATAGTATGAATTTAGCAATCGAAAAGGCTAAACAACATGGCATTGGTATCGTGACGACCCGTGATTCTGGGCATTACGGGATTGCTGGCTATTATGCAGATATGGCCGCACAGCAAGGCTTGATTGGAATGTCATCGTGCAATTCACGGCCGGCAATGTTGCCAACGCATGCAACTAAAGCTTTTGTTGGGACCAATCCGATTGCATTTGCCATGCCGGCTAAGCCGCACACCTTCATTTTTGATGCCGCGACCACCACGGTTCCGCAAGGAAAAATTGAAGTGTACAATAAATTGGAAAAGGATCTTCCGGCTTTATGGGTAGCCAAGAATGGCAATGAGCCAGTGTATGACCACACACAAACTGAAGATTTTAAGGCTTTGCGTGATCCTGATGCGACGGTTGGTTTAGCGCCATTAGGTGGTGTGTCGGAAAATACTGGTAGTCATAAAGGTTTTGGCTTAGGAATTATCGTTGAAGTTTTCACTTCTATATTATCAATGGGCAATATTTCAACTGAGATCACGCCGGAGGATTTATCAGTGGGACCTCGCCAAAGCTTTACTGCGATTGATCCAGCTATTTTTGGCGATAAAGAGCAGATTATCGATCGTTTCTCGCGTTATTTGCAGGATATTCGTGAATTGCCGGCAATTCCAGGCAAAACGATCTATGTACATGGTGACAAAGAGGCGGCTGCCTACGCTGATCGTAAAAAGAACGGCATTGAAATTGATGATCGGACACTGGAAGAAATTGAATCAATTGCTAGCCGCTTGAATATTGACTATACAAACTATGTTGCTTAGTATTTAAATAAATTGAAGAACTTTTACCTTGAACCAGAGGTGGAAGTTCTTTTTATTTGTCTGTGAATTTTTGTGCGGAAATGGGCTAAAAAAGCCGATTTTACCAAAAAAACTCAGTTTTAATCATTTTCTAATCTAAAAAATGGAATTATTTTTTTATTTATCGTGAAAAAATGGCGTTTTTGTAATCTAAAAAAAGACTATTATATCAAGAACATACGGTCGTTTTGAAAAAATTATATTGCAATAGATTACAGCGATATGACAATGTTTCATGAAAATCCTGTTCTGTAATGGTTTAGGTATTTGTTTGTCATGGCGAGTTGCTATAATCATCCTCGTTGATTAAATTAAATCAACATTCATGTGAACGTCGTTATTAACAAACAAATTTTACAAACCCAAATTTTAGGAGTGATATTTATTTTATTAAGTAACCGTATTAAGATGTTAGTTTTATCAACTGTTGGTGCCGCTAGTTTATTTGTTGGTGGCGTTGCTCAGGCAAGCGCAGCTACTGTAACTGCTCAATCTGGTGACACAGTCGCTAAATTGGCAAACGCAAATGGTGTTTCGATCTCTGCATTTGAACAAGCAAATGGTATCAACACAAGCACACATTTAATTTATGCGGGGCAAACTTATACGCTTCCTGGTAGTACTCAAACAACAACGACTACAACTGCAGTAGCACAGCCTGCAGCAACTCAAACGACAACGCAAACAACACAACCTGCTGCTACTCAGTCGACAACAACACAAGCTGCTTCAACACAAGCAGCAACAACATCGACCGCAGCAACGACTTCAACTACTGCCACAACTTCAAGTTCAAGTTCAGATGAAGCTGCTAAAGCATGGATCGCTAATAAGGAATCCGGTGGTAGCTATACTGCAACCAACGGTCAATATATTGGTAAATATCAATTAAGCTCGTCATACTTAAATGGCGATTACTCAGCAGCTAACCAAGAAGCAGTGGCTAACAACTACGTCACTTCACGTTATGGTTCATGGACTGCCGCTCAATCATTCTGGCAAGCAAATGGCTGGTACTAAGCTTTAAATAAATGATTAACACAAAAAGCTGCGACTTTTAGTCGCAGCTTTTTTTCGTGTAGTGTCATGAAAATGGGGCAACTCTGCAATTAGTTTGCATTTCTGTCATAATAGAAGTTAAAGTGAAGAAATGAGGTGGCATAATGCCACAAATTAGCCGGGTACAGGTGCGACAATTTTTCTTGATGATCGTTGCACTGGAAATTATTGCCGTGAGTATTAATTTGTTTTATGCACCCCATGCTGTAGCGGCAGGTGGTGTCACTGGTATTGCGATTCTTGCTGAAGCGGCCTTTGGCTTGCCGGTATCGACTGTGGTGCTGGTGTTGAATACGGTATTACTGATCATTGCGTATTTTTTCTTGGAGCGAGCGACGGTGGTCCGCATTGCGTTTGGTAGCTTTGCTTTACCGTTGTGTTTAGCATTAACGCCGCAAGTTAAGGTAGTACAGGATCGTTTATTGGCCGTGATTGTCGGGGGCGTTGTCTTTGCTCTGGGTGTTTCATTGTTATACCGAATGGATGCTTCCAGTGGTGGAACGACTGTACCGCCAATGATCTTGAAGAAATATTTCCAGATCAAACCGGCGGTCAGCTTACTCGTTATTGATGGCTTGATCTGTCTTGGTAACTTGTTTACCGCCAATTTTGAAGTGTTTGTACTAGCACTGTTGTCGTTGGTGGTGACTTCATTATTGATGAACTATATTGAAACCGGATTGGATCGCAAACGAGTGATTTACGTCATGAGTGAGTATGAAGCAGAAATTAAAGCTTTGCTGGTCGATGATATGGCTCGCGGACTGACTGCTTTACAAGTGACCGGCGGTTTTAGCGGTGATGCACGCGAAATGTTGATGCTAGTGGTAGAAAATCAAGATTATCCCCATGTGATCAAACGAATTCGTAGTATCGATCCTAGTGCCTTTTTAATGGTGCACGATGTGGCGGAAGTCCATGGTGGAATTTTGTGAAAAGCTAAGTGGATCGAGAAAGTGTTCGGATCATGTTGTAGTGGTGGAAAGCAGGTTACCGTTAATTAGTTATTAAAACTAAGCTGGCATAAATTTTCAAACACAACTTCGGTAAAAAATGTTATTATCAAGCCACGGTAGAAATTTTTAGAAATTAGCAGGTAAGGTAAATGCAAAAAAAGAGTATACGTAATAAATTATCAATTGCTGGCATTCTCGTAACTTTAGGCATTGTTTACGGGGATATCGGGACGTCACCGTTATACGTTATGAATGCGATTGTTGCCGATGCTGGTGGCTTGCAACACGCGACCCCTGATTATGTGATCGGCAGTATTTCATTGATTTTTTGGACCTTGATGTTAGTTACAACGGTGAAGTACGTGTTGATCGCATTGCGTGCAGATAACAATGGTGAGGGCGGTATTTTTGCCTTGTACGCGTTGGTTCACAAAAACGCCCGCTGGTTGATGATTCCGGCATTGATCGGTGGTGCGGCATTGTTGGCCGATGGGACCTTGACGCCAGCGGTAACAGTAACTAGTGCCGTTGAAGGGTTAAAGGGGCAAGCGTTCGGTAAATTAGTTTTTAGTCAGGATCAAAACGTAGTGGTGCTGACGACGATCATTATTTTATTACTATTGTTTATGATTCAACGCTTTGGGACGTCAACGATCGGTAAAGCTTTTGGACCGATCATGTTCCTGTGGTTCGCCTTGATCGGTGTGATCGGTTTTGTTAATATGGTGCCTAATTTAGAGGTATTAAAAGCTTTATCACCAGTTTATGCGATCAAAACGTTATTCAGTCCAGCTAATAAAGTTGGTGTCTTCATTCTAGGTAGTGTTTTTCTAGCAACAACTGGGGCGGAGGCGCTGTATTCAGATATGGGTCACGTGGGTAAGAAAAATATCTACGCGAGCTGGCCGTTTGTTTACGGGATGCTGACATTGAGCTACTTTGGTCAAGGAGCATGGTTGATCCGTAATTATCATAGCCAGGCTGCAACTGGATTTGCCAATCCGTTTTTTGAAGTAATTCCGGCTAATACGAAGTTATTCGTGATCATCGTGGCAACTTTAGCAGCAATCATCGCTTCGCAGGCCTTGATTACCGGCTCATTTACGTTAGTTGCTGAGGCAATCCGCTTGAAGATTTTGCCACGGATGTTGATCAAATATCCAAGTACTGAACGTGGACAGATCTATATCGGCAACGTCAACTGGCTGTTGTGTCTAGTCACGTTAGCCGTGACGCTGTATTTTAGAACTTCAGAACATATGGAAGCCGCTTATGGCTTGGCAATCACAGTAACGATGTTAATGACGACGCTGTTGTTGCATTCGTATTTGGCGCACAAAATCAATCGCTTGGCTGCATTGCTGATCTCACTGTTCTTTGGTGCTGTCGAAGTTGTTTTCTTCACTGCCAGTATCGTTAAGTTTGCCCACGGTGGCTATGTGACCGTGATTATTACTTGTTTGATTTTGGCAGTTATGGCGATTTGGTATTATGGGAATAAGATTCGTGATCGGCATGAATCGGAGCGCGAATACGTTTCGTTATTGGCATATCGCAACCAATTAGTTGAGCTGTCGGCGGACGAAACGGTGCCGTTGTATGCCACCAATTTAGTTTATATGGCTAAAATGAAGCCCGGCCATATGATCAAGCGCAGTATGCTGTACTCGATTTTGGATAAGCGACCAAAACGTGCCCGTGTCTACTGGTTTGTTACGGTGGTGATCACCGATGATCCGTATACCCTGAAATACAAGGTCGATATGATGGATACTAAGAGCGTGGTCAACGTGACCTTGTATTTAGGCTTCCGGCGTAATCAATGGATCAACGTCTATATTCGGCAGATCATTCAGGATCTGATGCGCGAAGGCAAAGTTGATTATCAACCACAACGTTATACGACGATTCCTAATCGGCATGTGGGCGATTTCCGTTTTGTGGTGTTACAGGAACTACTGTCGCCGGCAACAAATATTTCAAATTTAGAAAAGCTGGTTATTGGAGCGCGGATCTGGTTGCAAAACCATACCGCTTCGCCAGTCCAATGGTTTGGACTTGAATTTAGTGATGTTA
This is a stretch of genomic DNA from Loigolactobacillus coryniformis subsp. coryniformis KCTC 3167 = DSM 20001. It encodes these proteins:
- a CDS encoding class I SAM-dependent methyltransferase; its protein translation is MVNETDDQATAAFWDDFAPDYVAAQNESRLAITTDLTAYLTQQNILPRVSVLDVGGGAGRFALPFARVARQVTISDISQQMLKFARQAAVQAGLTNLKFQHSAWSQLPAQPQADVVFASMLPLAPAELQKFSQLGRHFAVLNRAVRHTDSISTELQQLLDLPPVLDPTNDATIFSEYVLAVRQLGYQPWQQTFTYHLTEQVTREMLVAELADELTLHQQRLFQQWLTEKFAQHDEITAQQTYAFKTLLWRVGLQ
- a CDS encoding exonuclease SbcCD subunit D, with translation MRFLHTADWHIGKKLHGYELWTEQEDAFQQILALAQQKKVDAVVLAGDIYDRALPSEQAVATVNQMLQQINLTAQLPLLAISGNHDSATRLETGSPWFTATNFYLNTKLEQAFTPIELADTQFFLLPYFEPFAARQYFGDDKLRTIAQAMPKIVAAMQEKFKADKKHVLVAHFFAAGSQQSDSETKVTVGGLDAVPTDALAAFDYVALGHLHNETALHAERIKYSGSPLKFSVSEAQQQKGVWLIDTDPFQAEFLPLKPLRDVAEVTASFAQLTDPAYYGQLERDDYLAINLTDTKVIPNVMQELRKIYPYILSLSRENGREVTVTLTPQIRTLSPMALLADFFQETTTQSLTTKQEKLAAAALKAAQKDGE
- a CDS encoding AAA family ATPase, encoding MRPLSLIMTNFGPYAHETIDFTKFQETPLFLISGKTGSGKTTIFDGLCYALFGVTSGQERDGKMLRSDFATAADLTQVSFRFSHRDREYLIVRQPDQLVAKKRGDGYRDQPAKVTLTVYQQGKEIQELTKKGQVATYIQALLHLDANQFAQIVLLPQGEFRKFLMSDSNDKEKVLRNLFGTQIYERWAQVLKDQRRTADKAFANANQQVTVILQQAFWLPEFQAAADSANPNDVLAALQQQLPELTHQVTVAEQQMQATRQSEQQQQAALTAAQQQAKWLQEQQANQVALAALADQEPAMAALQQQIKALEWAQGVQPLAQQCQQLTEQQRELEQSLTTLRQQQPQYQAELSAANTRLNDLQAMSEQQANWQAQLHQWQALLPLYQEVTELTEKIKATTTAADQAQQVEQQVRTKQEQLTTEQTRLNELMATGGKVAQELAELTSQQQAQQQIQQQITTLQQQATQIKIAETDLAQQQVKLTDLQTTSATAEANFLQVKSDWAATQIIRLQQELLPGQPCPVCGAVEHQVVAPPQTQVVSEQDYQAAETTWQQAQANAARLAGQVANAAENVEQQQTAWQTAVATLLKATTTSATDLTELTAIVTQTQQDLAQQLVAKQQQQGQLDQAAAQLTKLKSAVTANQAALQQQQQQRQALTQQLIELKTQQQNKQQQLPEAFTDQAALQQQLRQLQQKMTLFEQSLTAATKQQQAASEASLVNQTQIAEQTKQLAAVTQQLTQRQAELTQILAAASKTEVQLQQLIATLPQLNAQRQRLQAFNNQRLQLTTRQQSLAAQLTITTPPDLAALQEQLAQATAKLREQEKSYYQLKEYCERDQHVIQQATTQLAGIKQQMADLAELTQLAEVANGDGPQKLSLERFVLQTYLREVLRVANQRLSELTQDRYQFQLRATNGSFRTNTGLEIDVYDDNCGAIRSVHTLSGGESFIAALTLALALGEVIQQESGGVEIEALFIDEGFGSLDEDALETALDTLETVEGKHRMIGIISHVKELQERVPDQLQVTTNGNGQSHIRYQLGFEV
- a CDS encoding IS1380 family transposase, translated to MAILPEKRVNFNPKLHISHTGGELSTDAGLVLVKELMAQLNFTTLAYQLVHFDDQRHYARYSNFSLLEQVVLQLIAGYPADLAATSLRNDPTFKLLLAQPQLASQPSLSRFWQRCDEQTITSLQTLNQALLDQAWTGAKQQQLILDIDSTHADTHGHQEKTAFNAHYGTTGYHPLVAFDGQTGHCLKAQLRPGNVYTSTDIAPFITPLLQHYHQVKPNADILVRGDSGFATPELYETCEANDTFYLIRLKANRRLNQLAERFVQISDEQNWTETEVHYYRASYQARSWPKPRQIYIKSTRPAGELLFQHEYLVSNLTSFVAEDAFQAYHQRGQMENYIKEAKAGFYLDKMTSSQFIPNYARMMLSVLAYNLVSLMRQLLPVQHQRLQVTTLRLWLFKVAGKLVTSGRQLYLKLSRHHVYQDLFYQLLARIQALQWG
- a CDS encoding Ldh family oxidoreductase, whose protein sequence is MNNSGFNIYQAYGFSETQSHKVAEMLIYTDLHGIESHGVQRLVMYDHFIQNGKIRVHSQPEIVKETDVSAVVDAKFGLGQLNGIYSMNLAIEKAKQHGIGIVTTRDSGHYGIAGYYADMAAQQGLIGMSSCNSRPAMLPTHATKAFVGTNPIAFAMPAKPHTFIFDAATTTVPQGKIEVYNKLEKDLPALWVAKNGNEPVYDHTQTEDFKALRDPDATVGLAPLGGVSENTGSHKGFGLGIIVEVFTSILSMGNISTEITPEDLSVGPRQSFTAIDPAIFGDKEQIIDRFSRYLQDIRELPAIPGKTIYVHGDKEAAAYADRKKNGIEIDDRTLEEIESIASRLNIDYTNYVA
- a CDS encoding LysM peptidoglycan-binding domain-containing protein, with product MLVLSTVGAASLFVGGVAQASAATVTAQSGDTVAKLANANGVSISAFEQANGINTSTHLIYAGQTYTLPGSTQTTTTTTAVAQPAATQTTTQTTQPAATQSTTTQAASTQAATTSTAATTSTTATTSSSSSDEAAKAWIANKESGGSYTATNGQYIGKYQLSSSYLNGDYSAANQEAVANNYVTSRYGSWTAAQSFWQANGWY
- a CDS encoding YitT family protein, with the protein product MPQISRVQVRQFFLMIVALEIIAVSINLFYAPHAVAAGGVTGIAILAEAAFGLPVSTVVLVLNTVLLIIAYFFLERATVVRIAFGSFALPLCLALTPQVKVVQDRLLAVIVGGVVFALGVSLLYRMDASSGGTTVPPMILKKYFQIKPAVSLLVIDGLICLGNLFTANFEVFVLALLSLVVTSLLMNYIETGLDRKRVIYVMSEYEAEIKALLVDDMARGLTALQVTGGFSGDAREMLMLVVENQDYPHVIKRIRSIDPSAFLMVHDVAEVHGGIL